The proteins below are encoded in one region of Candidatus Saccharimonadales bacterium:
- a CDS encoding FAD-dependent oxidoreductase, whose translation MKIVVVGGGFAGVRAALSLSKRSGNQVILMANRPCFEYHAALYRTLTGRSVLEVSVPLSRIFGRKPVDVVEDSAKTIDVKAKVIIGQSGRSYSYDVAVLAPGNVTAYFGIEGLAEYSYSLKTVDDALRLRNHLHHALVSGDVDLNYVVVGAGPSGVELAGEMVAYLKRIRKRHMVERSFNVSLVEAAPRVLPSLTEEVSRRATKRLKAIGVKVFTNTAVRAETANDLQLPEGSIKTHTVIWTAGVTGNPFFTDNPDVFKLSKKGGRVVVDNKLRAAKNVFVIGDSADTPESGWAQTAIYDANFISKVIAGRNPTYKPPKPIGAIPIGGRWCIVSGRLRVFWGYPGWLARRWLDWSIFSHVLPSRLAIKSWVYGTKREENCEVCSH comes from the coding sequence ATGAAAATTGTCGTAGTTGGCGGTGGTTTTGCCGGCGTCAGAGCTGCCTTAAGTTTAAGTAAACGTTCGGGTAATCAGGTTATTTTAATGGCTAATCGTCCCTGTTTCGAGTACCACGCCGCACTTTACCGCACGTTAACGGGCCGTTCCGTTCTTGAAGTTTCTGTCCCGCTTAGCCGTATTTTTGGTCGTAAGCCAGTCGATGTGGTCGAAGACAGCGCCAAAACCATCGATGTAAAAGCCAAAGTTATCATCGGACAAAGCGGCCGCAGTTATAGTTATGACGTAGCAGTCTTGGCTCCTGGCAATGTAACCGCCTATTTTGGCATCGAGGGCCTAGCTGAATATTCCTACAGCCTCAAAACCGTCGATGACGCCCTGCGCCTGCGTAATCACCTGCATCACGCCTTGGTGTCAGGAGATGTCGATTTGAATTACGTCGTTGTCGGCGCTGGGCCTAGTGGCGTTGAGCTAGCCGGGGAAATGGTGGCCTATTTAAAGCGCATTCGTAAAAGGCATATGGTTGAAAGGTCATTCAACGTGTCATTGGTCGAAGCGGCTCCGAGGGTATTGCCGTCGCTAACGGAAGAAGTCTCGCGCCGGGCGACCAAACGTTTGAAGGCTATTGGAGTCAAAGTCTTTACCAACACAGCTGTTCGAGCCGAAACCGCTAATGACCTGCAACTGCCCGAGGGAAGTATTAAAACTCACACCGTTATCTGGACAGCTGGAGTGACCGGTAACCCGTTTTTTACCGATAATCCCGACGTATTTAAGTTATCCAAAAAAGGTGGGCGAGTAGTCGTTGATAATAAACTAAGGGCAGCCAAAAATGTCTTTGTGATCGGTGATAGTGCTGACACACCAGAATCTGGCTGGGCCCAAACCGCTATTTATGACGCTAATTTTATTAGCAAAGTCATTGCCGGGCGCAACCCGACCTACAAACCGCCAAAGCCGATTGGAGCCATTCCGATTGGTGGTCGCTGGTGCATCGTTTCGGGACGCTTACGGGTTTTTTGGGGCTACCCGGGTTGGTTGGCCCGGCGGTGGTTAGACTGGTCAATATTTAGCCATGTACTTCCGAGCAGACTAGCTATCAAATCATGGGTCTATGGCACCAAGCGCGAAGAAAACTGCGAGGTCTGCTCCCACTAA
- the aspS gene encoding aspartate--tRNA(Asn) ligase, whose product MRVLARDVSKHGDKQIMVQGWLHKKRAMGGIMFVIVRDRSGLVQAVIHDVKEQAKLDGMQIGTVLELTGSVKSDDRAMNGAELQDPKITILVPVTEVPPIEIDKPLSHASDNLETLFEYRPIGLRNTHEAAIFKVRAAVAKAIRDYFYQNDFTEIHTPKLLAAATEGGADVFKIDYFGREATLAQSPQFYKQMMVGVYERVFEIAPVYRAEPSATTRHMTEYTSVDGEMGFMDIGDLEAFLSGLMNFVVDEVWDKSKTELDLLKAQKPVLPKQIPAMTMADIHEHYTKATGTKTIGEKDLRPDEERWICDFAREHLKSDAIYVTDWPASDMKFYHKAQATNPKLADRIDLLLGGVEIVTGSTRENNYDQLVKQLKTMAGGDPKNPGFKYFLMAMQAGMPAHAGFGLGLDRLTEKLLGLANVKEATLFPRDMNRLTP is encoded by the coding sequence ATGCGTGTACTAGCTCGAGACGTTTCTAAACATGGCGATAAGCAGATTATGGTGCAGGGCTGGCTACACAAAAAGCGAGCCATGGGTGGTATTATGTTCGTGATTGTTCGTGATCGTAGCGGTTTAGTGCAAGCCGTGATTCACGACGTAAAAGAACAAGCTAAGTTGGATGGCATGCAAATTGGTACGGTTCTAGAACTTACTGGAAGCGTCAAATCGGATGATCGAGCCATGAATGGAGCCGAACTCCAGGACCCAAAAATTACGATCTTAGTGCCAGTCACAGAGGTTCCGCCCATTGAAATCGATAAACCGCTCAGCCATGCATCAGACAATCTTGAAACCCTATTTGAGTACCGCCCGATCGGCTTACGCAACACCCACGAAGCCGCTATTTTCAAAGTCAGGGCGGCTGTTGCTAAGGCCATTCGAGACTATTTTTACCAAAACGATTTCACCGAAATTCATACTCCCAAATTGCTGGCTGCTGCCACCGAAGGTGGAGCCGACGTTTTTAAAATCGACTACTTTGGCCGAGAAGCCACCCTGGCCCAGAGCCCTCAATTCTACAAGCAGATGATGGTCGGCGTCTATGAACGGGTTTTTGAGATTGCTCCAGTCTATCGGGCGGAACCAAGCGCCACTACCCGCCACATGACGGAATACACTTCAGTTGATGGCGAAATGGGCTTTATGGACATCGGTGATTTAGAAGCTTTTTTAAGTGGTCTAATGAACTTTGTGGTTGATGAGGTTTGGGACAAGTCTAAGACTGAATTGGACTTACTGAAAGCGCAGAAACCGGTCTTACCCAAACAAATTCCCGCTATGACCATGGCGGACATTCACGAGCACTACACTAAAGCTACTGGCACCAAAACAATTGGCGAAAAAGATTTGCGTCCCGATGAAGAGCGCTGGATTTGCGATTTTGCTCGCGAGCACCTCAAAAGCGATGCCATTTACGTGACCGATTGGCCGGCTAGCGATATGAAATTTTACCATAAAGCCCAAGCTACTAATCCGAAGCTAGCGGATCGAATAGATTTACTCTTAGGAGGCGTCGAAATTGTAACGGGCTCCACACGAGAGAATAATTATGATCAATTGGTTAAGCAGCTCAAGACCATGGCGGGAGGTGACCCGAAAAATCCCGGCTTTAAGTATTTCCTGATGGCTATGCAGGCTGGCATGCCAGCTCACGCTGGTTTTGGTTTGGGCTTGGACCGCTTGACCGAAAAGTTGCTTGGTCTGGCTAACGTTAAAGAAGCCACCCTCTTCCCCCGTGACATGAATCGTCTGACCCCTTAG
- a CDS encoding ATP-binding protein, with amino-acid sequence MPKYPDSGYANTKMVRSSSQAQLANKETYYETVTRNVRWIAIAIVILTFPPSQPQYKYLLAATMAAVVFNSLRYSRLMRSKLFASRITTLVLDNLLIAVLLYLSGGIHSPYVLFLVFTIISSAYWYGGRGIALVLGWQIMALTFMAIWQPKVLSLNLATNLAIMIFALVALAVLAERLTRVDRNERSLLARANHEIEAERERMVTLINSLADPVLAIDNVGQITVYNGAALDLLNTNQQLSGAKIAQLVQLEDDKGQTVPFESIMGHPSVLKRTDLILRLADGSSVNLDLSVAPIRGTNTGDLGYILLLRDITKQKSLDQERDEFISVTSHELRTPVAIAEANLSTALLPNFAHIDAKALTLLDQAHQNIIFLGQLIKDLSTLSKAEQGRLKIEIESIEPDQLIEQLVNDYQAEAHTKGLVIKSHIKSKLKPILSSPNLVHEILQNLITNALKYTEKGTITLSAEPGEDASGVVFSVADTGIGISVTDRKKLFTKFYRSEDYRTRKTNGTGLGLYITKKLAERLGAKLSFTSQLNRGSVFSLWVPAIKDASEDHRSVVKATTSKFFD; translated from the coding sequence TTGCCTAAATACCCTGATAGCGGCTATGCTAATACCAAGATGGTGAGAAGTAGCAGTCAGGCTCAACTGGCTAATAAAGAAACTTATTATGAGACTGTGACCCGCAATGTGCGCTGGATCGCCATCGCCATTGTAATTTTAACTTTTCCACCCAGCCAGCCTCAATACAAATATTTGCTAGCAGCCACCATGGCTGCTGTTGTATTTAATAGCTTACGCTATTCGCGACTGATGCGCTCGAAGTTATTTGCCTCAAGAATTACCACTCTAGTGCTCGATAATCTTTTGATTGCGGTTTTGCTGTATTTGTCGGGCGGCATCCATAGCCCCTACGTTCTGTTTCTGGTTTTTACGATTATTTCATCGGCCTATTGGTATGGGGGACGTGGTATTGCGCTGGTCTTAGGCTGGCAAATCATGGCGCTTACTTTTATGGCAATCTGGCAGCCCAAGGTTCTGTCGCTGAACCTTGCGACCAACTTAGCCATCATGATCTTTGCATTAGTCGCGCTAGCGGTGCTGGCCGAAAGATTAACCCGGGTTGATCGCAATGAACGTAGTTTACTAGCTAGAGCTAATCACGAAATAGAAGCCGAACGTGAGCGCATGGTGACTCTAATAAATAGCTTGGCCGATCCGGTTTTGGCAATTGATAATGTTGGTCAAATCACCGTCTACAATGGCGCGGCTTTAGATTTACTTAACACCAATCAACAGCTCAGCGGTGCGAAGATTGCCCAATTAGTCCAACTCGAAGATGATAAGGGGCAGACTGTACCGTTTGAATCCATTATGGGCCATCCTAGCGTGCTCAAGCGGACCGACCTAATTCTAAGGCTAGCCGATGGCTCTTCGGTCAACCTGGATTTGAGCGTCGCACCTATCCGAGGCACCAACACTGGCGATCTAGGCTATATTTTACTGCTACGCGACATCACCAAGCAAAAGTCGCTTGACCAAGAACGCGATGAATTTATTTCGGTAACTTCGCATGAACTAAGAACTCCCGTAGCCATCGCTGAAGCTAATCTCTCAACTGCGCTATTGCCCAACTTCGCCCACATTGACGCAAAAGCCCTGACCTTGCTCGACCAAGCCCACCAAAACATTATTTTTCTGGGACAGTTGATTAAAGATCTATCAACCCTATCTAAAGCCGAGCAGGGACGCTTAAAGATTGAGATTGAATCGATCGAGCCCGATCAGCTAATTGAGCAACTAGTTAATGATTATCAAGCCGAAGCTCACACCAAGGGGCTGGTCATCAAAAGCCATATCAAATCAAAACTAAAACCGATCTTGTCGAGTCCAAATTTGGTTCATGAAATCTTACAGAATTTGATTACCAACGCCCTCAAATACACCGAAAAAGGCACCATTACACTTTCGGCCGAACCAGGCGAAGACGCTAGCGGCGTGGTTTTTAGCGTGGCTGACACCGGCATTGGGATTAGTGTCACTGATCGAAAAAAACTCTTTACCAAATTTTACCGTTCAGAAGATTATCGGACTCGCAAAACCAATGGCACCGGATTGGGTCTCTATATCACCAAGAAGCTAGCTGAACGCCTGGGCGCCAAGCTATCATTTACCTCCCAGCTGAATCGCGGCTCAGTTTTTAGCTTGTGGGTGCCTGCCATCAAAGATGCTAGCGAAGACCATCGTAGTGTGGTTAAAGCCACCACCTCTAAATTCTTCGATTAA
- a CDS encoding FAD-dependent oxidoreductase, whose amino-acid sequence MFSKLKHPTNPNRFDVCIIGAGSVGVEQALKFSAKQRVAIVDDGWLGGQLTLAELVLVSLERAQSQSIESAEVMSWLRLELSNQAQRLDTKGRLQSSGVTILSGPAVFASLNAISIRNVLHESKAFVVATGVSPIIPEIDGLNSVRYYTLVNFKDLTKLPSRLVVLGSDPMGLGLATAAARLGCRVSVLMPSDQKTDALDAAKVRSSGVNIIKVDGIGSVEKLQKAVKVNYHGGLAVSAVAAEVIVLAYGWQPNLGLDLVKANVNFSEKGIPTDARGQTNVKTIFAAGAVARAEKPPPD is encoded by the coding sequence ATGTTTTCTAAGTTAAAACATCCGACCAACCCAAATCGCTTCGACGTTTGCATTATTGGCGCCGGATCCGTTGGAGTCGAACAAGCCCTCAAGTTTTCCGCAAAACAAAGGGTGGCCATTGTCGATGATGGTTGGTTGGGCGGTCAGTTAACTCTGGCTGAACTGGTACTTGTCAGTTTGGAACGAGCCCAATCTCAGAGTATAGAGTCAGCCGAAGTAATGAGTTGGTTGCGCCTTGAGCTCTCAAACCAGGCTCAGCGCCTCGATACCAAAGGTCGACTCCAGTCCAGCGGAGTTACAATCTTGTCTGGCCCCGCGGTCTTTGCGAGTCTGAATGCAATTTCAATCAGAAATGTGCTCCACGAATCCAAAGCCTTCGTGGTTGCGACCGGTGTGAGTCCGATAATACCCGAGATCGATGGGTTGAATTCGGTTCGTTATTACACCTTGGTAAATTTTAAAGACCTAACCAAATTGCCATCTAGGCTAGTAGTTTTAGGCAGCGACCCAATGGGTCTAGGGCTAGCTACGGCCGCCGCCCGGCTGGGCTGTCGGGTCTCAGTTTTAATGCCAAGTGATCAAAAAACCGATGCTTTGGACGCCGCTAAAGTTAGAAGTTCCGGTGTCAATATTATCAAAGTTGATGGAATTGGGAGTGTCGAAAAACTCCAAAAAGCAGTTAAAGTAAATTACCACGGAGGACTAGCTGTATCAGCTGTAGCGGCTGAGGTAATTGTGCTGGCCTATGGTTGGCAACCAAATCTGGGACTAGATTTGGTAAAAGCCAATGTTAATTTTAGTGAAAAAGGCATTCCCACTGATGCCCGCGGGCAGACCAATGTTAAAACGATTTTTGCGGCTGGGGCAGTTGCTAGGGCGGAAAAACCACCGCCTGACTAA
- the secE gene encoding preprotein translocase subunit SecE, whose amino-acid sequence MNRLMTYLRESRAELAKVDWPNRQQAMRLTAVVVVFSLLVASFIGAVDYIFTTILQKVILKG is encoded by the coding sequence ATGAATCGATTAATGACATATTTACGGGAATCTCGAGCCGAGCTGGCCAAAGTTGATTGGCCGAATCGGCAACAAGCCATGCGCCTGACGGCAGTGGTAGTGGTTTTTTCGTTACTGGTGGCAAGCTTCATCGGAGCGGTTGACTATATTTTTACAACCATTTTGCAGAAAGTTATCTTGAAGGGCTAA
- the nusG gene encoding transcription termination/antitermination protein NusG, with protein sequence MTQTNTTKDWYAIHTYSGYEDRVADNLRQRIETLDMSDKIFDVIVPKENQIEIKNGRRRIVERRIFPGYVLVQMDVTEDSWYVVRNTPNVTGFVGSGTTPTPLSEPEIRHIQKRMGVEEPKYKIDFTAGESVNITDGPFKGFDGVVNEIDENKGKIKVLVNMFGRETPVELDSLQVKKL encoded by the coding sequence ATGACTCAGACTAATACAACTAAAGACTGGTACGCCATTCACACCTACTCGGGCTATGAGGATCGGGTGGCCGATAACCTGCGTCAACGTATCGAGACACTCGATATGAGCGATAAGATCTTTGATGTCATTGTCCCTAAAGAAAATCAGATCGAAATTAAAAACGGCCGCCGCCGCATCGTGGAGCGCCGGATTTTCCCCGGCTATGTTCTGGTTCAAATGGATGTGACTGAAGATTCTTGGTACGTCGTTCGTAATACGCCCAATGTCACCGGCTTTGTCGGTAGTGGCACTACTCCAACGCCGCTCTCAGAACCCGAAATTCGTCATATTCAAAAGCGCATGGGCGTCGAGGAGCCGAAGTATAAAATTGACTTTACTGCCGGTGAATCAGTTAATATCACCGATGGGCCTTTCAAGGGCTTCGACGGCGTCGTTAACGAAATTGACGAGAACAAAGGTAAAATTAAAGTGCTGGTTAATATGTTCGGTCGTGAAACTCCGGTTGAACTAGACAGCCTGCAGGTCAAGAAACTTTAG
- the rplK gene encoding 50S ribosomal protein L11: protein MATKVIKAKIKFRVPAGKATPAPPVGSSMGQHGLNMMDFINPFNEATKELGDVMIPVEMVVYEDRTFSFKTKTPATSGLIRAAAGVEKGSGVPNKTKVATLSAAQVESIAQAKLPDLNANDIEAAKKIVAGTARSMGIEVES, encoded by the coding sequence ATGGCAACCAAAGTAATTAAAGCCAAAATCAAATTCCGAGTTCCGGCGGGCAAGGCCACACCGGCACCGCCAGTTGGTTCTTCGATGGGCCAGCACGGCTTAAACATGATGGATTTCATCAATCCATTTAATGAAGCCACCAAGGAGCTAGGCGATGTCATGATCCCAGTTGAGATGGTAGTCTATGAGGATCGAACTTTTAGCTTTAAGACTAAGACCCCGGCCACCTCTGGTCTTATTCGAGCCGCTGCCGGCGTCGAAAAGGGCTCTGGTGTGCCCAATAAAACGAAAGTCGCAACGCTTAGTGCCGCTCAAGTTGAAAGCATTGCTCAAGCTAAGCTACCAGATTTGAATGCCAACGATATTGAAGCCGCCAAGAAGATTGTGGCCGGTACTGCCCGCAGTATGGGCATCGAGGTTGAGAGCTAA
- the rplA gene encoding 50S ribosomal protein L1 produces the protein MKAHGKKYREAAKLIDAEQAYDLAEAIALAQKTSTAKFDASVELHINLGVDPKQADQMVRATVVLPAGTGKTQRVAVIAPTEKQAEAKKAGADLVGEDDLIALIEKGQIDFDVLVATPQVMTKIGKLAKVLGPKGLMPNPKSGTVTNNVAEAVSQSKAGRVEFRIDKQAIIHTAVGKVSFKPADLETNILTLINALMDAKPAAAKGTFVKRMTLTTTMGPGIHLNHTQALAAANQVK, from the coding sequence ATGAAGGCACATGGTAAAAAGTATCGTGAGGCCGCTAAGCTGATTGATGCGGAACAAGCCTATGATTTGGCTGAAGCCATCGCACTGGCCCAAAAGACCTCGACTGCCAAATTTGATGCTAGCGTTGAGCTCCACATTAACCTTGGCGTTGACCCCAAGCAGGCCGATCAAATGGTTCGAGCCACCGTGGTTCTGCCGGCTGGAACCGGCAAAACCCAGCGGGTGGCGGTGATTGCGCCTACAGAAAAACAGGCTGAAGCCAAAAAGGCTGGGGCCGATTTAGTTGGGGAAGATGACTTAATTGCCTTAATTGAAAAAGGCCAAATCGACTTCGACGTTTTGGTCGCTACCCCACAGGTCATGACCAAAATCGGCAAACTAGCCAAGGTTCTTGGCCCCAAAGGTCTGATGCCCAACCCCAAGAGCGGCACTGTCACTAACAATGTGGCTGAAGCTGTTAGCCAATCAAAGGCCGGTCGGGTGGAATTTAGAATCGATAAGCAAGCCATCATTCACACGGCCGTCGGTAAAGTTAGCTTTAAGCCTGCTGATTTGGAGACCAACATCCTGACCCTGATCAACGCACTCATGGATGCCAAACCGGCCGCCGCCAAGGGTACGTTCGTTAAGCGCATGACCCTAACTACCACCATGGGGCCGGGCATTCATTTGAATCATACTCAAGCTCTTGCCGCCGCCAACCAAGTTAAGTAA
- a CDS encoding adenylyltransferase/cytidyltransferase family protein → MANSVSTKSNRGVFVPGRNSDDRFIPNLKRLDEVVRAFKVVGLKVVLTQGVYDLLHEGHARYLELAKSYGDILIVGIDSDELTRQRKGSNRPIVPERERIEMLSHLRHVDVIALRKSEQGIGDLIRLVKPDVLVTSSSTKDFTAQMIKDYGNSCGKIITLKPQSTTSTTARIRDLTIEGAEQLATEINTLTKDFIDKIRRA, encoded by the coding sequence ATGGCTAACAGTGTTAGTACCAAAAGCAATCGTGGAGTTTTTGTACCGGGGCGAAATTCAGACGACCGGTTCATTCCTAACCTCAAGCGTCTTGATGAAGTTGTGCGGGCCTTCAAAGTTGTCGGTCTAAAGGTTGTTTTGACACAAGGGGTCTATGATTTATTACACGAAGGTCATGCTCGGTACTTGGAGCTAGCCAAATCCTATGGTGATATTTTGATTGTCGGTATCGATTCGGACGAGTTGACTAGGCAACGCAAAGGCTCTAATAGGCCTATAGTACCGGAGCGTGAACGCATTGAAATGCTTAGCCACTTGCGGCACGTTGACGTCATTGCCCTGCGCAAGAGCGAACAGGGAATTGGTGACCTCATTCGTCTCGTCAAACCAGATGTGCTAGTAACATCATCCAGCACCAAGGACTTTACGGCCCAAATGATCAAAGACTACGGCAATAGTTGTGGTAAGATTATTACCCTTAAACCTCAATCAACCACTTCGACCACCGCCCGAATTCGAGATCTAACCATCGAGGGCGCCGAGCAGCTAGCAACTGAGATTAATACACTGACTAAAGACTTTATCGACAAAATTAGACGGGCCTAA